Proteins from a genomic interval of Fodinicurvata sp. EGI_FJ10296:
- a CDS encoding ABC transporter permease, translated as MVNRVPFAARATAVILGAAILFFMLAPLAVVVGASLTAGQFLSFPPQGLSLRWYQAVLSSPAYLSAAWTSLQLAVLVMVAATVIGTPVAIALTRHRLPGSQIVAGLFLSPLILPTIIFGIGILIFFSLYADGPSLTALWLGHTVITLPYVIRTVIAVLEDSDPAVEEAVRTMGANWWQRYWHGILPQCYGGMAAGAFFAFNISFDEAVIALFLRTPELQTLPLKIYAELEFSPDPSVAAVSTVMIAMTVVLIVIIDRLLGLGRVTG; from the coding sequence ATGGTTAACCGCGTACCGTTCGCCGCCCGCGCGACCGCCGTCATCCTGGGCGCGGCCATTCTGTTCTTCATGCTGGCACCACTGGCTGTGGTCGTCGGGGCATCGCTGACCGCCGGGCAGTTCCTGTCGTTCCCGCCGCAAGGGTTGTCGCTGCGCTGGTATCAGGCCGTACTGTCGTCGCCGGCCTATCTGAGTGCCGCCTGGACATCGCTGCAACTGGCGGTACTGGTCATGGTGGCGGCCACCGTGATCGGCACGCCGGTGGCCATCGCCCTGACCCGGCACCGCCTGCCTGGATCCCAGATCGTTGCAGGGCTGTTCCTGTCGCCGCTGATCCTGCCGACGATCATCTTCGGCATTGGCATCCTGATCTTCTTTTCCCTGTATGCCGACGGTCCGTCACTGACGGCGCTATGGCTTGGCCATACGGTGATCACACTGCCCTATGTCATCCGCACGGTCATTGCCGTGCTCGAAGACAGCGACCCGGCGGTCGAGGAAGCGGTCCGCACCATGGGCGCCAACTGGTGGCAGCGCTATTGGCACGGCATTCTGCCCCAATGCTATGGCGGCATGGCCGCCGGCGCCTTTTTCGCCTTCAACATTTCCTTCGACGAGGCCGTGATCGCGCTCTTTCTGCGCACGCCGGAGCTTCAGACCCTGCCGCTGAAGATCTATGCCGAACTCGAATTCAGCCCGGATCCGTCCGTCGCCGCCGTTTCCACGGTCATGATCGCCATGACGGTGGTCCTGATCGTGATCATCGACCGGCTGCTCGGACTCGGCCGCGTAACCGGATAG
- a CDS encoding ABC transporter permease, whose amino-acid sequence MSATSGRQSRREAILLITPGVALLIGGFLFPAFQILAMAFVPATEDAGIWSNFARFFVDGYYLGVTERTLRLSVIITAITVVLGFPIAYIIARSGPRLRLVLLIMTILPLMTSVVIRTFGWVIVLSRGGPLTDILHAAGLVERNFALLYTETGIVLAMVQVLLPFMAITTLGAISAIDTRIEEAARTMGCSFWRSLWHVVLPLSIPGIVSGSLLVFALSISSFVTPSLVGGVRLPVLAWSIYQQATSTLDWHFAAAQSVFLLLLVMAIIIPYLALMRRKNG is encoded by the coding sequence ATGAGCGCCACCTCCGGCCGTCAGTCCCGGCGCGAAGCGATACTGCTGATCACGCCGGGGGTGGCGCTGCTGATCGGCGGGTTCCTGTTTCCGGCCTTCCAGATCCTGGCGATGGCCTTTGTCCCCGCGACGGAGGATGCCGGGATCTGGTCGAATTTCGCCCGCTTCTTTGTCGACGGCTATTACCTGGGCGTCACCGAACGCACGCTCAGGCTCTCGGTGATCATCACCGCGATTACCGTCGTGCTGGGCTTCCCGATCGCATACATAATCGCACGTAGCGGTCCACGGCTGAGGCTGGTGCTGCTGATCATGACCATCCTGCCGCTGATGACCTCCGTCGTCATCCGGACATTCGGGTGGGTGATCGTACTTTCGCGCGGCGGGCCGCTGACCGATATCCTGCACGCCGCCGGTCTGGTCGAGCGGAACTTCGCGCTGCTTTATACCGAAACCGGTATCGTTCTGGCCATGGTGCAGGTGCTGCTGCCATTCATGGCGATCACAACGCTGGGCGCCATTTCAGCGATCGACACCCGGATCGAGGAAGCGGCCCGAACCATGGGCTGCAGTTTCTGGCGCAGTCTCTGGCATGTGGTCCTGCCCCTGTCGATCCCCGGTATCGTCTCCGGCTCCCTTCTCGTCTTCGCGCTGTCGATCAGCTCCTTCGTCACGCCGTCACTGGTCGGTGGCGTGCGATTGCCGGTGCTTGCCTGGTCGATCTATCAGCAGGCGACATCGACGCTCGACTGGCATTTCGCGGCGGCCCAGTCCGTCTTTCTGCTGCTGCTGGTGATGGCCATCATCATTCCCTATCTCGCCCTGATGCGGAGGAAGAATGGTTAA
- a CDS encoding ABC transporter substrate-binding protein → MRIAAYGLSALALTAAMAGTVASTAAAQETLVINSFGGAYEDAHRELVIEPFEEMYDVDLQVVTAYSADMLSQLRAQAGNPQFDVAHFSGGQEVIAAEEGLLEPISRDELEYADELYDFAVEGLDNGVGPVYSVAAVGMLYNTEALETAPASWQDLWNDDYAGHIVLTDISNTYGLLGLLMINQVHGGDLDNIQPGLDAVSELLDRSVIVRSSPEIQQNFAQNDAWIAPYAQDYGHTLREAGLPIDFVQPEEGSPAVFITANVVAGRENTDLAKKFVDFSLRAEAQIGWAEALRYSPTNRTAELPEELAAQVLYGEEAMANLVTFDPQVVNDRRSEWTDMWNRMITQ, encoded by the coding sequence ATGAGAATTGCAGCATATGGACTATCGGCCCTCGCATTGACGGCGGCGATGGCGGGAACGGTCGCCTCGACCGCGGCAGCCCAGGAAACGCTGGTCATCAACTCCTTCGGCGGCGCCTATGAAGACGCTCACCGCGAACTGGTGATCGAGCCGTTCGAAGAAATGTATGATGTCGACTTGCAGGTCGTCACGGCCTATTCGGCAGACATGCTGTCCCAGCTTCGCGCGCAGGCCGGCAATCCGCAGTTCGACGTCGCCCATTTCTCCGGCGGTCAGGAAGTCATCGCGGCCGAAGAAGGCCTGCTGGAGCCGATCAGCCGCGACGAACTCGAATATGCCGACGAGCTCTATGACTTCGCCGTCGAAGGGCTGGATAACGGTGTCGGTCCGGTCTATTCCGTCGCCGCTGTCGGGATGCTCTATAATACCGAGGCGCTCGAAACGGCGCCGGCGAGCTGGCAGGACCTGTGGAACGACGACTACGCCGGCCATATCGTCCTGACCGATATCTCCAATACCTACGGCTTGCTCGGTCTGTTGATGATCAACCAGGTTCATGGCGGCGATCTCGACAATATCCAGCCCGGTCTGGACGCTGTGTCGGAGTTGCTCGACCGCTCGGTGATCGTGCGCTCGTCGCCCGAAATCCAGCAGAATTTCGCCCAGAACGATGCCTGGATCGCGCCCTACGCTCAGGACTACGGACACACGCTGCGCGAAGCCGGGCTGCCAATCGATTTCGTTCAACCTGAGGAAGGCTCGCCAGCCGTGTTCATTACAGCGAATGTCGTGGCGGGCCGCGAGAACACCGATCTGGCCAAGAAGTTCGTCGACTTCTCGCTGCGGGCCGAGGCGCAGATCGGCTGGGCGGAAGCGCTGCGCTATTCGCCCACCAACCGGACGGCGGAACTGCCCGAGGAACTGGCGGCACAGGTGCTTTACGGTGAAGAAGCCATGGCCAATCTGGTCACCTTCGATCCGCAGGTCGTCAACGACCGCCGCAGCGAGTGGACCGACATGTGGAATCGGATGATCACCCAGTAA
- a CDS encoding DUF3830 family protein — protein sequence MSEKTLELTLVEAGVTARATMFTDLAPETCRILGEALKTPVTVKTVHAMFAGPEIMTGLPAEAQTFDPTAIPNENQTCFPGAGEILWYYQGRNAMKGLPEELWEIGIFYGTGGRTFGPLGWTPVNIFAQITDGLDAFAEAAAATRTEGLKTLRIECK from the coding sequence ATGTCAGAGAAAACGCTGGAGCTCACGCTGGTCGAAGCCGGCGTCACAGCCAGAGCCACCATGTTCACCGATCTGGCCCCGGAAACCTGCCGGATCCTGGGCGAGGCGCTGAAAACACCGGTCACCGTCAAAACGGTCCACGCGATGTTCGCCGGCCCGGAGATCATGACCGGATTGCCGGCCGAAGCCCAAACCTTCGATCCGACCGCTATTCCGAATGAAAACCAGACCTGTTTCCCCGGTGCCGGAGAGATCCTCTGGTACTATCAGGGCCGCAACGCGATGAAGGGGCTGCCCGAGGAACTGTGGGAAATCGGCATCTTCTATGGCACTGGCGGCCGGACATTCGGCCCGCTGGGATGGACGCCCGTCAATATCTTCGCGCAGATCACCGACGGACTTGATGCTTTCGCCGAAGCCGCGGCAGCGACGCGCACCGAGGGGCTGAAGACCCTGCGTATTGAATGCAAATAG
- a CDS encoding LysR family transcriptional regulator produces MNLRAVETFVALARLGNFRAVAESMNTTQPAVSARIKVLENDLGISLFVRDSRGVRLTAEGVAALVHAESVLRAMRAMRERPAVDGPFRGTIRIGAIDAIVQTWLPRLIDRLRSKYPGVGVEISNDTSFRLARQLDADETDIAFSIQQLPGEQFDNTMICRYAMGWVASPSLIATDRTLSVAELSRLPMIVYPPGTPPYRLNTEYFGGTSTVDAPVNSSNSLSSMIRLVLDGLGVAAIPPNCVEREIREGSLLVIPVEKPFPPLPFYASIRSSRRTPLVDAVLSEAADIAAGFSIDAVEDR; encoded by the coding sequence ATGAATCTGCGTGCCGTCGAGACCTTTGTCGCCCTGGCCCGGCTCGGCAATTTCCGCGCCGTGGCGGAAAGCATGAACACCACACAGCCGGCCGTCTCTGCCCGGATCAAGGTCCTGGAGAACGATCTCGGAATCTCGCTGTTCGTTCGCGACAGCCGTGGCGTCCGGCTGACCGCCGAAGGCGTCGCCGCGCTGGTCCACGCGGAATCGGTCCTTCGCGCCATGCGGGCCATGCGCGAACGTCCCGCCGTCGACGGACCGTTCCGCGGCACGATCCGCATCGGCGCGATTGACGCCATCGTTCAGACCTGGCTCCCGCGGCTGATCGATCGTTTGCGGTCGAAATATCCCGGCGTCGGCGTCGAGATCAGCAACGACACGAGCTTTCGTCTGGCCCGGCAACTTGATGCCGACGAAACGGATATTGCCTTTTCGATACAGCAGTTGCCCGGCGAGCAGTTCGACAACACCATGATCTGCCGATACGCCATGGGCTGGGTCGCCAGCCCTTCGCTGATTGCCACCGACCGGACGCTGTCGGTCGCCGAGTTGTCGCGGCTACCGATGATCGTCTATCCGCCCGGCACACCACCATACCGGCTGAACACCGAGTATTTCGGCGGGACCTCGACGGTCGACGCGCCGGTGAACTCCTCGAACTCGCTGTCCAGCATGATCAGGCTGGTCCTTGATGGTCTGGGCGTCGCCGCCATCCCGCCGAATTGCGTGGAGCGGGAGATCCGGGAGGGTTCGTTGCTGGTCATCCCGGTCGAGAAGCCGTTTCCGCCCCTGCCATTCTATGCGTCAATCCGATCCAGCCGCCGCACGCCGCTGGTCGATGCCGTCCTGTCAGAAGCAGCCGACATCGCCGCCGGCTTCTCGATCGACGCGGTGGAGGATCGGTGA
- a CDS encoding TVP38/TMEM64 family protein, producing the protein MMTGWLLMSASSVTYRNTGRIAILVAVVALIVAAIVSLPVQDYSVSLLTWIEGLGFTGYIVFFALYVLFTVLFLPGFIFTLGGGALFGLGTGFVVVSLGSTVGACAAFLIGRFLARDMVARRVAGSPRFSAIDSAVGRQGWKIVFLTRLSPVFPFNLINYAYGLTRIPFLHYALATWIGMMPGTLVYVYLGSLAGDVARAAVGDRPDASGLETATQVVGLMATVAVTWYITRIARRALREALPEDERASGEAAK; encoded by the coding sequence ATGATGACAGGTTGGCTGCTCATGTCCGCATCGTCCGTGACCTACCGAAATACCGGCCGGATAGCGATCCTGGTCGCCGTTGTGGCGCTGATCGTTGCCGCGATTGTCAGCCTGCCGGTCCAGGATTACAGCGTGTCGCTGCTGACATGGATCGAAGGACTCGGCTTTACCGGATATATCGTCTTCTTCGCACTTTATGTTCTGTTCACAGTCCTGTTTCTGCCGGGCTTCATTTTTACGTTGGGCGGAGGCGCCTTGTTCGGTCTTGGTACCGGATTCGTCGTCGTGTCCCTGGGCAGCACTGTCGGCGCCTGTGCGGCATTCCTTATCGGGCGCTTTCTGGCGCGGGACATGGTGGCGCGTAGGGTTGCCGGCAGTCCCCGGTTTTCAGCCATCGACAGCGCCGTGGGCCGACAAGGCTGGAAGATCGTATTCCTGACCCGCCTGAGCCCGGTATTTCCGTTCAACCTGATCAACTACGCCTATGGGCTGACGCGGATCCCGTTTCTGCATTACGCCCTGGCGACATGGATCGGCATGATGCCGGGGACGCTCGTCTACGTCTATCTCGGCTCGCTGGCCGGCGATGTCGCCCGTGCGGCTGTCGGCGACCGGCCCGACGCCAGCGGTCTGGAAACGGCGACCCAGGTGGTGGGGTTGATGGCGACCGTCGCGGTTACTTGGTACATCACCCGTATTGCGCGCCGGGCTCTTCGCGAAGCATTGCCCGAGGATGAACGGGCTAGCGGTGAGGCGGCGAAATGA
- a CDS encoding methyltransferase domain-containing protein, translated as MTAIARTDRSAGRPPSERSRTGRSFFQRQLDRSLERRALINARAVAPFVVGPMVLDVGAAEGWVGQALADDDIGLMVSLLDVVDLNLATLPLTLYDGLTFPFGDNSFDTVLVMLTLHHCDDPVRVLAEASRVARRRVIVTESVYRTSAGRWLLWTMDNGLNGLRSGWQMPGGLHFAPVAHWLDRFRDLDLAVIETRWLSRGLHRHVAFVLEPPYS; from the coding sequence ATGACGGCCATCGCCCGCACCGACCGGTCAGCCGGCAGGCCGCCTTCCGAACGAAGCCGAACCGGAAGGAGCTTCTTCCAGCGTCAGTTGGACCGCAGCCTGGAACGCCGGGCTCTGATCAACGCGCGGGCGGTTGCGCCCTTCGTGGTTGGCCCGATGGTGCTCGACGTCGGCGCGGCCGAAGGTTGGGTCGGGCAAGCTTTGGCCGATGACGATATCGGGCTCATGGTTTCGCTGCTCGATGTGGTCGATCTCAATCTTGCGACTCTGCCGCTCACACTTTACGACGGGCTGACATTCCCGTTCGGCGACAACAGCTTCGACACCGTGCTCGTGATGCTGACGCTGCATCATTGCGACGATCCGGTCCGCGTTCTGGCAGAGGCCTCCCGAGTGGCTCGACGGCGCGTGATCGTCACCGAATCCGTCTATCGGACCTCGGCGGGCCGATGGCTGCTGTGGACAATGGACAACGGCCTGAACGGGTTGCGCAGCGGCTGGCAAATGCCGGGCGGGCTGCACTTTGCGCCGGTGGCGCACTGGCTGGACCGGTTCCGGGACCTTGATCTTGCCGTTATCGAAACCCGCTGGCTTTCCCGTGGTCTCCACCGCCATGTCGCATTTGTGCTGGAGCCGCCGTATTCATGA
- the leuD gene encoding 3-isopropylmalate dehydratase small subunit — translation MEAFKRITGIAAPMPMDNVDTDMIIPKQFLKTIKRSGLARGLFYELRYDADGNKIPFVLDTPPYDQAKVLVAGDNFGCGSSREHAPWAINDFGLRCVIAKSFADIFYNNCFKNGILPIAIKDDATLAALMGDAEQGASLTVDLESKTITRPDGSTIAFETDDFRRHCLLNGLDDIGLTLKNAPEIEAFEAKRTQERPWL, via the coding sequence ATGGAAGCTTTCAAGCGGATTACAGGCATTGCAGCACCGATGCCGATGGACAATGTCGACACCGACATGATCATACCCAAGCAATTCCTGAAGACAATCAAGCGTTCGGGACTCGCGCGCGGCCTGTTCTATGAATTGCGCTATGATGCCGACGGCAACAAGATCCCGTTCGTGCTCGACACGCCCCCCTATGATCAGGCCAAGGTCCTCGTCGCCGGCGACAATTTCGGCTGCGGTTCATCGCGGGAACATGCGCCGTGGGCGATCAACGATTTCGGCCTTCGGTGCGTCATCGCCAAGAGCTTCGCCGACATCTTCTATAACAACTGCTTCAAGAACGGCATCCTGCCGATCGCGATCAAGGACGACGCCACCCTGGCCGCGTTGATGGGCGACGCCGAACAGGGCGCATCGCTGACCGTGGATCTCGAATCGAAGACGATCACGCGCCCGGATGGCAGCACAATCGCCTTCGAGACCGACGACTTCCGCCGCCACTGCCTGTTGAACGGTCTTGACGATATCGGCCTGACGCTGAAGAACGCGCCGGAAATCGAGGCGTTCGAGGCAAAGCGCACCCAGGAACGGCCCTGGCTCTGA
- the leuB gene encoding 3-isopropylmalate dehydrogenase — MTVKKTILMLPGDGIGPDVIAQTRRLIDWLNSNRDVAFTVEEDLVGGCSHDAHGVPLTDAAMARAQAADAVLLGAVGGPQYDGLPFDVRPEAGLLRLRKEMELFANLRPAVVFPALADHSSLKREVVEGLDIMIVRELTGGVYFGEPRGIETLPDGQRRGINTQVYTTSEIHRVAAVAFDLARKRGKLVHSVEKMNVMESGRLWREEVTALHEKSFSDVKLEHMLADNCAMQLVRNPKQFDVIVTDNLFGDMLSDEAAMLTGSLGMLPSASLGATDGQGRRKALYEPVHGSAPDIAGQNLANPIATILSFAMMLRYSFDLAEPASVIEDSVRDVLNQGLRTGDIMGAGMTQVGTAGMGDAILAAMEKYAA, encoded by the coding sequence ATGACCGTTAAGAAGACCATCCTTATGCTGCCGGGCGACGGTATTGGCCCGGACGTCATCGCCCAGACCCGTCGGCTGATCGACTGGCTGAACAGCAATCGCGACGTCGCATTCACCGTGGAAGAAGATCTGGTAGGCGGATGTTCCCACGACGCCCATGGCGTTCCGTTGACCGATGCGGCGATGGCCCGCGCCCAGGCGGCGGATGCCGTTCTGCTGGGCGCTGTCGGCGGCCCGCAATATGACGGCCTGCCGTTCGACGTCCGGCCGGAAGCTGGTCTGCTTCGCCTGCGCAAGGAAATGGAACTGTTCGCCAATCTGCGGCCGGCGGTCGTGTTTCCGGCGCTTGCCGATCATTCGTCGCTCAAGCGGGAAGTTGTCGAAGGCCTCGACATCATGATCGTGCGCGAGTTGACCGGCGGCGTCTATTTCGGCGAGCCGCGCGGCATCGAGACACTGCCGGATGGCCAGCGCCGCGGTATCAATACGCAGGTCTACACCACCTCGGAAATCCATCGGGTCGCGGCGGTGGCGTTCGATCTGGCCCGCAAGCGCGGCAAGCTCGTCCATTCCGTCGAGAAGATGAACGTGATGGAAAGCGGCCGGTTGTGGCGCGAAGAGGTCACCGCACTGCACGAGAAGTCCTTCTCCGACGTGAAGCTGGAGCATATGCTGGCGGATAATTGCGCGATGCAGCTCGTGCGCAATCCCAAGCAGTTCGACGTCATCGTGACCGACAATCTCTTCGGCGACATGCTCTCCGACGAAGCCGCCATGCTGACCGGCAGTCTCGGCATGCTGCCGTCGGCATCCCTGGGCGCCACTGACGGGCAGGGCCGGCGCAAGGCACTCTATGAGCCGGTTCATGGATCGGCGCCGGATATCGCGGGCCAGAATCTCGCCAATCCGATTGCCACCATTCTCAGCTTCGCGATGATGCTGCGATACAGTTTCGATCTGGCGGAACCGGCGAGCGTGATCGAAGACTCGGTGCGTGACGTGTTGAATCAGGGCCTCAGAACCGGTGACATCATGGGCGCCGGCA